The Papaver somniferum cultivar HN1 unplaced genomic scaffold, ASM357369v1 unplaced-scaffold_83, whole genome shotgun sequence genome has a segment encoding these proteins:
- the LOC113345735 gene encoding uncharacterized protein LOC113345735, whose protein sequence is MNQNLLQYQKLNDQRLASLELKLGQICDALNEREKGKLPSQFQQNPKSTFQASTSACNESSHDQLNAVTTLRSGRVIKNNVGMPHTNGYESDSPLHITAQKTPAAENESEHVEKSKSSTNVNVSLPCHVHVAPFPQRQIPTYAKFLKDLCTQKRKLHMHKRAFLTDQVSSIIQNKIPTKLRDPGCPTITCTIGDYVVEKALLDLGASVNLLPYSVYVHLGLGELKPTPVTLQLTDRSVRIPRGIVEDVLIKVDKFFFLVDFIVLDTQPV, encoded by the exons atgaatcaaaatcTTTTGCAATATCAGAAGTTAAATGACCAAAGGCTTGCGAGTTTAGAACTCAAGCTGGGCCAAATTTGTGATGCACTTAATGAGAGGGAAAAGGGTAAACTCCCTAGTCAATTTCAACAAAATCCTAAAAGTACATTTCAGGCGAGTACGTCTGCTTGCAATGAGTCCTCACATGATCAGTTGAATGCAGTCACCACTCTCCGTAGTGGTAGAGTTATTAAAAATAATGTAGGCATGCCACACACAAATGGGTATGAGTCAGACTCACCTTTGCACATTACTGCACAGAAAACACCTGCTGCAGAAAATGAATCTGAGCATGTTGAAAAATCTAAAAGTTCTACTAATGTGAATGTTTCTTTGCCATGTCATGTGCATGTTGCTCCATTCCCGCAAAG GCAGATACCCACCTATGCTAAGTTTTTGAAAGATCTTTGCACACAAAAGAGAAAGCTCCATATGCACAAACGTGCATTTCTCACTGACCAGGTAAGTTCCATAATTCAAAACAAGATCCCAACTAAGCTTAGGGatccaggttgtccaacaatcacGTGCACCATAGGCGACTATGTGGTCGAAAAAGCTTTACTAGACTTAGGAGCAAGTGTCAATCTATTGCCGTACTCTGTGTATGTGCATTTAGGACTTGGGGAGCTGAAACCCACTCCTGTTACGCTACAATTAACGGACAGATCTGTGAGAATCCCTCGTGGTATTGTCGAAGATGTGTTGATCAAGGTTGATAAATTTTTCTTTCTTGTAGACTTCATTGtgttagatactcaacctgtgtAA